The segment ATTTATATGAAGGTGTTGGATTAGCCGCACCACAGATAGGAGTATCTTTGAGACTCTTTATAATGGATTCAAGAGAAGAAAACGGTAAAAAAGTTGTAATTAATCCTGAAATAATTGAGTTTTTAGGAGAAGAAGTTTCTGAAGAAGAAGGATGTCTAAGTATACCCGAAATATTTGAGGATGTTGTAAGGCCTGAAGGTGTAAAAGTAAAGTATCAAGATTTAGAAGGAAAATTAATTGAAGAGGAGTTGCACGGTTATCAAGCAAGAATCTTTCAACATGAAAATGACCATCTAGATGGCATCTTATTCACAGACAAGCTTTCATTGTTGAAAAAAACTAGAATTAAAAAAGAATTGAACAATTTGACACAAAAAGGTAAGAAAAGATCACAAGAATTGGGTAGTCAAGTAAGATCATGATGAAAAAAAATAATTTTAGGATTGTTTTCATGGGCACTCCGGAATTTGGAGCTGAAATATTAGAAGAACTTCTAAAAAATAAATATAACGTAGTTGGTGTTTTTTCTCAACCAGATAAGCCTAGGGGAAGAGGAAAAAAGTTACAACCAACTCCTGTTAAACATATAGCTGAAAAATATGATATTCCCGTATATCAACCAAAATCTGTCAGTAAAGGTGAAGGTTTTCAAATATTATCAGAGCTTAACCCTAACCTAATAATAACTGCTGCATTTGGAAAGATTTTAAGAAAGAATGTTTTAGAACTTCCAGAAAAAGGGTGTTGGAACGTTCATGCTTCCCTTTTACCAAAATATAGAGGAGCGGCTCCCATCCAAAGGGCGATAGAAAATGGCGAAAGAGAAAGCGGAATTACTGTATTTAAAATGGTTGAAGCTTTAGATGCAGGAGATATGGCCATTCAAAGGAAAGTTGCTATTGATATAAACGATAATTTTGAAACTGTCTATAATAAGTTGTTATCTGTTGCAAAAATAACGGTTATAGAATTTTTAGAAAGATTTGATGAACTTAAATTAACCCCTCAAAATGATCAAGAAGCTTGTTATGCCGAAAAACTAACAAAAGGTGACTTAATAATAGATTTTAATAAGTCGGCATTCGAAGTTCATAACAAAATTAGGGCTTACGATCCATATCCTGGTGCTAAAGCTCGATATGAAGGAGAAGAAGTTAAATTGTTCTCATCAGTGTGGTTTGATGAATTATCCTTCGAAAACGGTAATGAAGCTCCTGGAAGTATAATCAAAAAAAAAGAAACTGGAATATTAATAAAATGCAAACAAGGTGCTATAAAAATAAAAGAGATTCAATTCCCAGGTAGAAAAAGAATTTGTGTAATAGACGCTATAAACGGAAATAAATTGAAAAT is part of the Petrotoga sp. 9PW.55.5.1 genome and harbors:
- the fmt gene encoding methionyl-tRNA formyltransferase; the encoded protein is MMKKNNFRIVFMGTPEFGAEILEELLKNKYNVVGVFSQPDKPRGRGKKLQPTPVKHIAEKYDIPVYQPKSVSKGEGFQILSELNPNLIITAAFGKILRKNVLELPEKGCWNVHASLLPKYRGAAPIQRAIENGERESGITVFKMVEALDAGDMAIQRKVAIDINDNFETVYNKLLSVAKITVIEFLERFDELKLTPQNDQEACYAEKLTKGDLIIDFNKSAFEVHNKIRAYDPYPGAKARYEGEEVKLFSSVWFDELSFENGNEAPGSIIKKKETGILIKCKQGAIKIKEIQFPGRKRICVIDAINGNKLKIPGHFNS
- the def gene encoding peptide deformylase; protein product: MELRLIGDPILRKRAKKVNNFDNIIKELTEEMFSTMYLYEGVGLAAPQIGVSLRLFIMDSREENGKKVVINPEIIEFLGEEVSEEEGCLSIPEIFEDVVRPEGVKVKYQDLEGKLIEEELHGYQARIFQHENDHLDGILFTDKLSLLKKTRIKKELNNLTQKGKKRSQELGSQVRS